The following are encoded together in the Novipirellula artificiosorum genome:
- a CDS encoding ankyrin repeat domain-containing protein, translating into MNLAIHLRLLATTFAICVSVVRAEDSSPIADAAQSQQWQRVSDLISQGHSPSDPQPDGMTAIHWSVFHQNVTTTRQLIEAGANVNATTRYDITPLSIACSAGNAKLVGTLLEASADANATQTGGVTPLMLASKCDNPVSIKLLRSHGAELEATERRGQTAIMWAAAHGNFAAVDALLTEGADPAATSKGGFTALMFAARDGHPKIVDRLIEAGVDVNAALPATKSGERAPRAGTSALILAVESGHFELAMQLIGYGADPNDQRSGFTPLHVLTWVRKPNRGDNPDGDPPPRGSGNITDLQFVRALVDAGADVNRKLESGKGGRAVLNPRGATPMLWAAKTADLPLMHVLFELGADPILGNVEGCTPLMAAAGVGVRAVGEEAGTEREVLQALEFLISCGADVNTVDANQETAMHGAAYRNFPAVVTYLAAHGADPDTWNHKNQSGWTPVMIAQGHRPGSFKPSPETVTALELALKTSP; encoded by the coding sequence ATGAATCTCGCCATTCACCTTCGCCTCCTCGCCACAACCTTCGCGATCTGCGTTTCGGTCGTTCGCGCGGAGGATTCATCGCCGATCGCCGATGCAGCACAATCGCAGCAGTGGCAACGTGTCTCGGACCTGATCTCCCAAGGCCATTCCCCCAGCGATCCGCAACCCGATGGGATGACCGCGATCCATTGGTCCGTCTTTCACCAAAACGTCACCACAACCCGACAGTTGATCGAAGCGGGTGCGAATGTCAATGCAACCACTCGATACGACATCACTCCGTTATCGATTGCTTGTTCGGCCGGCAATGCCAAACTCGTCGGCACATTACTGGAAGCGTCCGCTGATGCGAACGCGACTCAAACCGGTGGCGTGACACCGCTGATGCTTGCGTCAAAATGTGACAATCCTGTATCGATCAAGTTGTTACGCTCACACGGAGCGGAACTGGAGGCGACCGAACGACGCGGGCAAACGGCGATCATGTGGGCAGCCGCGCACGGCAACTTTGCTGCCGTCGATGCACTGTTGACCGAAGGTGCGGATCCAGCGGCAACCAGCAAAGGTGGCTTCACTGCCTTGATGTTTGCCGCTCGCGATGGCCACCCGAAAATTGTCGATCGTCTCATCGAAGCAGGAGTCGACGTCAATGCAGCCCTACCCGCCACAAAGTCTGGTGAGCGTGCACCGCGAGCGGGAACCTCCGCTTTGATTCTGGCAGTCGAGAGCGGCCATTTTGAATTGGCCATGCAGCTGATCGGCTACGGGGCCGATCCGAACGACCAACGTAGCGGGTTCACACCGCTGCATGTCCTCACTTGGGTTCGCAAGCCGAACCGCGGCGACAACCCCGATGGTGACCCGCCTCCAAGAGGCTCAGGAAACATCACCGATTTGCAGTTTGTGCGGGCATTGGTCGATGCCGGTGCGGACGTCAACCGGAAACTCGAATCCGGCAAAGGTGGACGGGCGGTGCTGAACCCTCGCGGAGCCACACCGATGTTGTGGGCCGCCAAAACCGCCGATCTGCCGCTGATGCACGTGCTGTTCGAGCTCGGTGCCGACCCGATCCTTGGCAATGTCGAGGGCTGCACTCCGCTGATGGCCGCAGCAGGCGTTGGCGTACGGGCGGTCGGCGAGGAAGCGGGCACGGAGAGAGAGGTGCTTCAGGCATTGGAGTTCTTGATTTCTTGCGGGGCGGACGTGAACACCGTCGATGCCAACCAAGAGACGGCCATGCATGGAGCCGCCTATCGCAACTTCCCCGCCGTCGTGACCTACTTGGCTGCCCACGGCGCCGATCCGGACACTTGGAATCACAAGAACCAATCGGGCTGGACGCCGGTGATGATCGCCCAAGGCCATCGGCCTGGCTCGTTTAAACCATCGCCTGAAACCGTCACCGCGCTGGAATTGGCCCTGAAAACGTCGCCATAG
- a CDS encoding DUF1552 domain-containing protein: MTFNQNALSRRTLLRGAGVAFSLPLLDAMIPANTALAETAADASKLRRLGYVYIPMGFNPRQWTPEHDSSDPPSNDSLGSLPFTLQPLENVKDQVTVVTGMELRNAYPGSHATSNAAFLSAARAKRTESSDYELGVTVDQIAAKHFGSQTQLASLELAMDLLNNVGQCDNGYACAYQNNLSWSSPTTPLPSEAHPRIVFESLFGEGGSPMQRRAALRRRSSLLDAVAEEMQRFKKQLGAKDRNKVDDYFDSVRQVEQRIQQAEANVADNPLPDLDRPVGVPAAYADHARLMFDLQLLAFQGDITRIVSFQLAREASTRSYPEIGVPEPHHPVSHHGKNPEKLEKIAKINQFHVSLFAEFLEKMAATPEGNGSLLDHSLYLYGSGMGDSDAHDHTDLPILVAGGAAGNMQGGRHIRYPSPTPLANLHLTLLNKVGVEMDSFADSDGTASELFEPLSV; this comes from the coding sequence ATGACGTTCAACCAAAACGCCCTCTCGCGGCGAACGCTTTTGCGAGGCGCTGGCGTCGCGTTTTCGTTGCCTTTACTCGATGCGATGATTCCCGCAAACACCGCATTGGCCGAAACGGCCGCGGACGCTTCGAAGTTGCGCCGACTAGGGTATGTCTACATTCCGATGGGATTCAATCCACGTCAGTGGACACCGGAGCATGATTCGTCGGACCCGCCCAGCAACGACTCCCTTGGTTCTCTGCCGTTCACATTGCAGCCGCTGGAAAATGTCAAAGATCAAGTGACGGTCGTGACCGGGATGGAGCTGCGCAACGCCTATCCCGGATCTCACGCGACGTCCAACGCCGCGTTCTTGAGTGCAGCACGAGCGAAACGTACCGAGAGCTCCGACTACGAGCTTGGCGTGACCGTTGACCAGATCGCCGCCAAACACTTCGGGAGCCAAACTCAATTGGCTTCGTTGGAATTGGCCATGGACCTGCTGAATAACGTGGGTCAATGTGACAATGGATACGCATGTGCCTATCAAAACAACCTCTCCTGGTCCTCACCGACGACACCGTTGCCGTCGGAAGCTCACCCGCGAATCGTGTTTGAGAGTCTTTTCGGCGAAGGGGGCTCGCCCATGCAGCGTCGTGCGGCACTGCGGCGACGATCCAGTCTGCTTGATGCCGTCGCCGAAGAGATGCAACGGTTCAAGAAGCAACTCGGTGCAAAAGATCGCAACAAGGTCGATGATTACTTTGACAGCGTTCGCCAAGTCGAGCAACGGATTCAACAAGCCGAGGCAAACGTTGCTGACAATCCGCTGCCCGACTTGGATCGACCGGTGGGTGTCCCCGCCGCCTATGCCGACCATGCACGATTGATGTTTGATTTACAGCTATTGGCATTCCAAGGCGACATCACGCGAATCGTGTCCTTCCAATTGGCTCGCGAAGCCAGCACTCGGTCGTATCCGGAAATCGGGGTCCCTGAGCCGCATCATCCCGTGTCGCACCATGGCAAGAATCCCGAGAAGCTCGAAAAGATTGCCAAGATCAACCAATTCCATGTGTCGCTGTTTGCAGAGTTTTTGGAGAAGATGGCGGCGACGCCCGAAGGGAACGGATCCTTGTTGGACCATTCGCTGTACCTGTATGGCAGCGGGATGGGCGATTCCGATGCCCACGATCATACCGATCTTCCGATTTTGGTTGCTGGCGGAGCCGCAGGCAACATGCAAGGAGGCCGCCACATTCGTTATCCATCCCCCACACCGTTGGCGAATCTTCACTTAACCCTGCTGAACAAAGTCGGGGTTGAAATGGATTCGTTCGCGGACAGCGATGGAACGGCATCCGAGTTGTTCGAACCCTTGTCGGTCTAG
- a CDS encoding DUF1592 domain-containing protein — MKHLTSILIVAAIPTLSLPGYADDLATSAGRHRAVSTFVESYCIDCHSTDDPESGLVLEGLDVAAVAASLPSSRADSDVWDKVVKRLRARQMPPADYSKPDEADYDKVLSTIESVLDDAVARHPTPGRTDSIRRLNRAEYRAAIRDLLALDVDVESLLPPDQSGHGFDNVTVGDLPPVLLNRYLSAAEKISRLAVGGTGLSPGGTTIRLPADRSQESHVDGLPLGTRGGTLIQHHFPVTGEYEIQLRLTRDRDENVEGLREPHDIDFLIDRDLQHRFTVKPPEGKGYGKDDTLVEAHLKKRFRVTAGPHQIGVTFPQKFASLSEIKRQPFDASFNRHRHPRQTPALFEVSIVGPFESEGRGETPSRQRLFSCRPQTDAEPDACARKILAPLIRLAYRRPVTEDDMLVPMRFFRQRNDTDGFEAGIEAALTAILVNPHFLLRAESDPSGIEAGEVYRISDLTLASRLSFFLWSSLPDQALLDLAEAGTLHQDEVLVSQVQRMLKDERSQSLVENFAAQWLYLRNLDSVRPDMRKFPDFDDNLRTAMRRETELLFESLIRDDRSVLELIRTDTTFLNERLARHYGIPGVIGSHFRPVTVTDAQHRGGILRHASILAVTSYATRTSPTLRGNWILKNILGTPPPPPPPNVPSLQDKAAAERLTVRERLTLHRENPACAACHNLMDPVGFALENYDAVGRWRIFEDGQGVDASGAMPDGTSVADVSELEAGILSRPDVFISALTEKLLTFALGRGVESSDGPAVRQIVRRAAEDEYRFSSLLTGIVLSPPFQLRISE, encoded by the coding sequence ATGAAACATCTCACCTCGATCCTGATCGTCGCCGCGATTCCGACCCTTTCGTTGCCAGGTTACGCAGACGATCTCGCTACGTCGGCGGGCCGGCATCGTGCCGTCAGCACGTTTGTTGAATCGTACTGCATTGATTGTCACAGCACCGACGATCCGGAATCGGGCTTGGTACTCGAAGGTCTGGACGTCGCAGCGGTTGCCGCATCGCTGCCATCGAGTCGTGCCGATTCCGACGTCTGGGACAAGGTCGTCAAGCGGCTCCGTGCTCGCCAGATGCCGCCTGCGGACTACTCGAAGCCAGACGAAGCGGACTACGACAAGGTTCTTTCGACCATCGAGTCGGTACTCGACGATGCGGTCGCCCGTCATCCTACCCCGGGCCGGACCGATTCGATCCGGCGACTCAATCGAGCCGAGTATCGAGCTGCGATCCGAGATTTGCTGGCGCTCGACGTCGATGTCGAATCGTTGCTGCCACCCGATCAGTCGGGACATGGTTTTGATAACGTCACCGTAGGCGACCTGCCACCCGTTTTGCTCAATCGCTATTTGTCGGCAGCAGAGAAGATCAGCCGATTGGCCGTCGGTGGCACCGGCCTCAGCCCCGGTGGAACCACGATCCGCCTGCCTGCGGATCGGTCACAAGAATCGCACGTCGACGGTCTACCGCTTGGAACACGCGGTGGCACGCTGATCCAGCACCACTTCCCCGTCACGGGCGAGTATGAAATTCAACTACGCTTGACGCGTGATCGCGATGAAAACGTCGAAGGATTGCGTGAACCTCACGACATTGATTTTCTGATTGATCGCGATTTGCAGCATCGATTCACCGTCAAGCCACCTGAAGGCAAGGGATACGGCAAAGACGATACGCTGGTGGAGGCCCACCTAAAGAAACGCTTCCGTGTCACGGCGGGTCCGCACCAAATCGGCGTCACCTTTCCCCAGAAGTTTGCTTCGCTTTCCGAAATCAAGCGACAACCTTTCGATGCCAGCTTCAATCGCCATCGTCATCCTCGCCAGACCCCGGCATTGTTCGAAGTGTCGATTGTCGGACCCTTTGAATCGGAAGGCCGAGGCGAGACCCCCAGTCGACAGCGTCTGTTTTCTTGCCGCCCCCAAACGGACGCCGAACCCGATGCTTGTGCAAGAAAGATCTTGGCTCCCTTGATTCGCTTAGCGTATCGACGCCCCGTCACCGAAGACGACATGCTCGTGCCGATGCGATTCTTTCGACAACGCAACGATACCGATGGTTTCGAGGCCGGCATCGAAGCGGCGCTGACGGCCATCTTGGTGAACCCACATTTCTTATTGCGTGCGGAATCCGATCCGAGCGGAATTGAAGCGGGCGAGGTCTATCGCATCTCGGACCTGACGTTGGCGTCTCGACTCTCTTTTTTTCTGTGGAGCAGCCTTCCGGATCAGGCTCTCTTGGATTTGGCAGAAGCTGGCACGCTTCATCAGGATGAAGTGCTGGTGTCGCAGGTTCAACGAATGTTGAAGGATGAGCGGTCACAGTCCTTGGTCGAAAATTTTGCGGCTCAGTGGTTGTATCTGCGAAACTTGGATTCCGTGCGACCGGACATGCGAAAGTTTCCTGACTTCGATGACAATCTTCGCACTGCGATGCGTCGTGAAACCGAGTTGCTGTTTGAATCGTTGATCCGAGACGACCGCAGCGTGTTGGAGTTGATTCGCACCGACACGACCTTTTTGAATGAGCGGTTAGCGAGGCATTATGGAATCCCCGGAGTCATCGGCAGCCATTTTCGGCCCGTCACGGTCACGGACGCACAGCACCGTGGCGGTATTTTGCGACACGCCAGTATTTTGGCGGTGACATCCTACGCGACCCGAACCTCACCGACCCTTCGCGGCAATTGGATCCTGAAGAACATCCTCGGCACACCGCCGCCGCCACCACCACCGAACGTGCCCAGTTTGCAAGACAAGGCTGCGGCAGAACGTTTGACCGTCCGTGAGCGGCTGACGTTACATCGAGAAAACCCAGCCTGCGCCGCCTGCCACAACTTGATGGACCCGGTCGGTTTTGCACTGGAGAACTATGATGCGGTCGGTCGTTGGCGGATCTTCGAAGACGGCCAAGGCGTTGACGCGTCGGGTGCCATGCCGGACGGAACCAGCGTGGCAGACGTTTCCGAATTAGAAGCGGGCATCCTCTCGCGCCCCGACGTTTTCATTAGCGCACTGACCGAAAAACTGCTCACCTTCGCGCTCGGCCGCGGCGTCGAATCCTCGGACGGGCCCGCTGTGCGTCAAATCGTTCGACGTGCAGCCGAGGACGAATACCGTTTCTCATCACTTCTCACCGGCATCGTATTGAGTCCCCCTTTTCAATTGAGGATTTCCGAATGA
- a CDS encoding leucine-rich repeat domain-containing protein encodes MASIVTTFAIDRRHCTRTLAVTLWLSTLSWIGCAREDSTCVVPIPESSVETVPAQPAVTPDSPEDVAALTEAGYLLKKNVAGNVVELAVASEGLADGTSMADTLPHLAGLPNVEIARFTGPGVTDEGLSVIEGWSKLKRLDLTDSAITDKSLDSAGKLGSLEALFLRRTSVSKDGLAKLSSLGKLRAIDLRNTNVQDEALDELSKIKTLADIQVEKSKVTDDGVAKLAGLPLKSFNANYCTSISNESLIVLGGMPTLQSIQLDYTKINDDGMKELAGLSKLTRLRIRGTDVTGVGFKAIANLKNLNRLELRDSSIDDDGMKVIASWPGVAFLDLAECRLLSTDGLKLIGGLKDLTYVGLWETKTDDEVVKEFGNLKQLTELNLKSTDISDESIDALMKLENLENLNVAGTQLSDDSFRKLAELPKLKYLNVANTSIGFDVIDELAEKRADLNVIEFE; translated from the coding sequence ATGGCCTCTATTGTTACCACGTTCGCGATCGATCGCCGCCATTGCACCCGAACGCTTGCGGTCACCCTTTGGCTTTCCACATTGTCTTGGATCGGATGCGCCCGAGAAGACTCCACTTGCGTTGTGCCGATCCCTGAATCGAGCGTGGAAACCGTACCCGCCCAGCCAGCCGTTACGCCCGATTCACCCGAGGACGTCGCCGCCTTGACCGAGGCGGGGTACTTGTTGAAGAAGAATGTCGCAGGCAATGTGGTCGAATTGGCCGTTGCGAGCGAAGGGCTTGCCGATGGCACCAGCATGGCCGACACGTTGCCGCACCTTGCAGGCTTGCCCAATGTCGAAATTGCGAGGTTCACCGGCCCCGGTGTTACGGACGAAGGGCTGTCGGTCATCGAAGGATGGTCGAAACTCAAACGACTTGACCTTACCGATTCAGCCATCACCGACAAATCACTCGATTCAGCAGGAAAACTCGGAAGCCTCGAAGCGTTATTCCTACGTCGTACGAGTGTGTCAAAAGACGGCCTTGCCAAGTTGTCATCGCTTGGCAAATTGCGAGCGATCGATTTGCGCAACACCAACGTGCAGGATGAAGCACTCGATGAGCTTTCCAAGATCAAAACGCTTGCCGATATTCAGGTTGAAAAATCCAAGGTCACCGACGACGGTGTCGCCAAGTTGGCCGGTTTGCCGTTGAAATCGTTTAATGCCAACTACTGCACCTCGATCAGCAACGAATCGTTGATCGTTCTTGGCGGGATGCCGACGTTGCAGTCGATTCAATTGGACTATACAAAAATCAATGACGATGGGATGAAAGAGTTGGCAGGGCTGTCGAAGCTGACTCGCCTCCGCATTCGCGGCACCGATGTCACCGGCGTAGGATTCAAGGCGATCGCAAATCTCAAAAACCTAAATCGCCTGGAACTGCGTGACTCTTCGATCGATGATGACGGGATGAAGGTCATCGCGTCGTGGCCAGGCGTCGCCTTCTTAGACTTGGCCGAATGCCGATTACTGAGTACCGATGGATTGAAACTGATCGGTGGATTAAAGGACTTGACCTACGTTGGTTTGTGGGAAACCAAGACCGATGACGAAGTTGTCAAGGAATTCGGCAATCTGAAACAGCTGACTGAATTGAATTTGAAGAGTACGGATATCAGTGACGAATCGATCGACGCCTTGATGAAGCTTGAGAACCTCGAAAACCTCAACGTCGCTGGAACTCAATTGAGCGACGATAGTTTCCGCAAACTCGCAGAGCTGCCCAAGCTGAAATACCTCAACGTCGCAAACACGTCCATCGGGTTCGATGTGATCGACGAGTTGGCCGAAAAACGAGCCGACTTGAACGTGATCGAATTCGAATGA
- a CDS encoding Gfo/Idh/MocA family protein, producing MSRKSTRRTFLGQTTAIGAGVGFWSGTSMISRGEDSALQGLSAACIGVGGKGGSDTSHIGDQGVAIVGLCDVDGGTLTKKGREYPDAKQFNDFREMLDQLGDKVDIVTVSTPDHTHTAAAIRAMRMKKHIYCQKPMTWSIREARMMRETAAEMGVITQMGNQGTAEDGLRESVEIIQSGGIGDVAEVHIWSNRPIWPQGKGRPDGEDPIPEDLNWDAWIGPAPMRPFKKGEYHSFNWRGWCDFGTGALGDMACHTTNMPVMALKLWDPIAVTAVRNPGIVEGETYPASSALMFEFPEREGLPACKFYWYDGGELPPDEIISQLPASFQKRMADQKEGGRKTSGAVVVGSKGLLFSPDDYGAKHYLLPEDDFADYKMPAQTLPRIPFKAGGDERHKWEFVSTVKGEYEPGTLSNFGYAGRLTETILVGNLALRAGEGKRIEWNAKELMSPNVPEINQFVQREYREGWEV from the coding sequence ATGAGCAGAAAAAGTACACGGCGAACCTTCCTTGGCCAAACCACAGCGATCGGCGCTGGTGTTGGTTTCTGGTCCGGGACCTCCATGATCAGCCGCGGTGAAGATTCGGCGCTGCAAGGTTTGTCCGCAGCATGCATTGGCGTCGGCGGCAAAGGCGGTAGCGATACCAGCCACATCGGCGATCAAGGCGTTGCGATTGTCGGTTTGTGTGACGTCGATGGCGGAACCTTGACCAAGAAGGGACGCGAGTATCCCGACGCGAAGCAGTTTAACGACTTCCGCGAAATGCTCGACCAACTGGGTGACAAGGTTGATATCGTTACCGTCAGCACCCCCGATCACACGCATACCGCTGCTGCGATTCGTGCGATGCGTATGAAAAAGCATATCTATTGCCAAAAGCCCATGACTTGGTCCATTCGCGAAGCGCGGATGATGCGAGAAACGGCTGCCGAAATGGGTGTGATCACTCAGATGGGTAACCAAGGAACGGCCGAAGACGGTTTGCGTGAGTCGGTTGAGATCATTCAAAGTGGTGGCATCGGCGATGTGGCCGAAGTCCACATTTGGTCCAACCGACCGATCTGGCCGCAAGGCAAGGGGCGCCCAGACGGTGAAGATCCCATTCCCGAGGACTTGAACTGGGATGCCTGGATCGGCCCAGCTCCGATGCGTCCGTTCAAGAAAGGCGAATACCATTCGTTCAATTGGCGTGGTTGGTGTGACTTTGGCACCGGTGCCCTCGGCGATATGGCGTGCCATACGACGAACATGCCTGTCATGGCATTGAAGTTGTGGGACCCGATCGCAGTCACCGCGGTAAGGAATCCTGGGATTGTGGAAGGCGAAACCTATCCCGCAAGTTCGGCTTTGATGTTCGAATTCCCTGAGCGAGAAGGATTGCCCGCCTGTAAGTTCTACTGGTACGACGGTGGCGAGCTTCCACCGGATGAAATCATCAGCCAACTTCCCGCGTCCTTCCAAAAACGCATGGCGGATCAGAAAGAAGGTGGTCGCAAAACCAGTGGTGCAGTGGTCGTTGGTAGCAAAGGTTTGTTGTTCTCACCTGATGATTACGGCGCGAAGCATTACTTGTTGCCCGAAGATGACTTCGCCGACTACAAGATGCCTGCGCAAACGTTGCCGCGGATTCCATTCAAAGCGGGTGGTGACGAGCGACACAAATGGGAATTCGTCAGCACGGTCAAGGGCGAGTACGAACCTGGCACGTTGTCCAACTTCGGTTACGCTGGCCGTTTGACCGAAACGATTCTCGTCGGGAACCTGGCATTGCGTGCCGGCGAAGGCAAGCGAATCGAATGGAACGCGAAGGAGCTGATGAGTCCGAACGTTCCGGAAATCAACCAGTTCGTACAACGCGAATATCGTGAAGGCTGGGAAGTCTAG
- a CDS encoding DUF1559 family PulG-like putative transporter produces MSLRKERSAFTLVELLVVIAIIGVLVGLLLPAVQAAREAARRMSCSNNVKQIGLGFHNYHSAFRQLPVHRGGTSLVFGNNDPQSRVPTTMGGQYGGNNINNLSTLVPLTPFIEQQAIWEQISNRFAVTDPVAAAGTYFFSPMGPNPDINLTQQGTYRYDPWMTDIATYRCPSDPGSGLPGQGRTNYGVCVGDALGLQNDGGINQNGTVNATRLPRAKTSCRGMFFSRNVMRFRDVIDGLSNTIMGGEFNTDLGDSDVTTRAVNGSSGGSIINDPSRCENFVDPTRPQNWDPTAPFSGSDQVQRGLKWASGYTIHSGITTILPPNSPICTHGAGTWRETGAAPSSRHQGGAHILMGDGAVKFITDSIEAGNKNAGNIWWGATGARAPGRPSPYGLWGALGTRALRETIEGDF; encoded by the coding sequence ATGAGTCTTAGAAAAGAACGCAGCGCATTTACGCTCGTTGAGTTGTTGGTGGTGATCGCCATCATCGGCGTGCTGGTCGGGCTGTTGCTTCCCGCGGTGCAGGCAGCGAGAGAGGCTGCACGTCGGATGAGTTGCAGTAACAACGTCAAACAGATCGGATTGGGATTTCACAACTATCACTCCGCATTCCGCCAGCTGCCGGTTCATCGAGGTGGAACCTCTTTGGTATTTGGGAACAATGATCCGCAGTCGCGTGTTCCGACCACCATGGGCGGGCAATATGGTGGCAACAACATTAACAACTTGAGCACCTTGGTGCCGCTGACGCCGTTCATCGAGCAACAAGCCATTTGGGAACAAATTAGTAACCGTTTTGCGGTAACGGACCCTGTGGCGGCAGCAGGAACTTATTTTTTCAGTCCTATGGGGCCCAACCCGGACATCAATCTGACGCAGCAAGGAACGTATCGATACGATCCTTGGATGACCGATATCGCGACTTACCGATGCCCGAGCGATCCGGGAAGCGGTTTGCCTGGCCAGGGGCGTACCAATTACGGCGTGTGCGTTGGCGATGCGTTGGGACTGCAGAATGACGGGGGGATCAATCAGAATGGAACGGTCAACGCGACGCGCTTGCCTCGTGCCAAAACCAGTTGCCGTGGGATGTTCTTTTCACGAAATGTGATGCGATTCCGAGACGTGATCGACGGGCTTTCCAATACGATCATGGGCGGCGAATTCAATACGGATCTCGGGGATTCCGATGTAACAACCCGGGCGGTCAATGGAAGTAGCGGCGGGAGTATCATTAACGATCCGTCCCGATGCGAGAACTTTGTTGATCCGACACGCCCTCAAAATTGGGATCCAACCGCCCCGTTTAGCGGAAGTGATCAAGTGCAACGAGGTCTGAAGTGGGCGAGTGGCTACACCATCCATAGTGGAATCACCACGATTCTTCCACCGAATTCGCCTATCTGTACCCACGGTGCTGGGACTTGGCGAGAGACGGGTGCCGCGCCGAGTAGTCGACACCAGGGCGGTGCTCACATTTTGATGGGCGATGGCGCCGTAAAGTTCATTACGGACTCGATCGAAGCTGGCAACAAGAACGCTGGCAACATCTGGTGGGGAGCAACTGGCGCTCGTGCACCCGGGAGACCCAGTC